Proteins encoded by one window of Dokdonella sp.:
- a CDS encoding tetratricopeptide repeat protein: MSIGSRKHLIRARTVPALTALVLLVGVALAGCTAPQARPALRQSTTQSVHPVAIEDDLPLQLIAAELGMQRNDLAEAARRYARAAVLTTDPAVAEQATRLAIAIKAWPTARSSLARWQSLAPDALGIVQSRAWIALGEGDVDTATVELERLIAKGDRRAWRAFAQVLVGSADKALAARMLAQVATPERLGQGEADWVAMSQLALRLGDKDLATRLADQALARFPSADTHAWSAQLAIDRGDHDAARRQYAEALKRDPGSLRLRSGYAALLGDSGDNVGAARVLAAGEQTDGTFGARAAYAARAGDKALLAALYGEIEKHGGERSPKRLMLLGQVAEFLERPHEAIGWYREVPEGDERWFAAGMRIVVLSDKAGDAVAARQRLAELRMVAGTDVEDAVRLYLLEAELLDAKAQTGEADAVYQRGLDQFPGDSRLLYARAMLAIERDDLAAAERDLRAIIEADADNAEALNALGYTLADRTDRHAEALDLIRRALALKPDEAAIIDSYGWVHYRLGDLDEATRQLRRAYTKVPDAEIAAHFGEVLWVGGERDAARRVWEEGRRKDPDNKVLLETLGRFDP, encoded by the coding sequence GTGTCGATCGGTTCCCGCAAGCATCTCATCCGCGCCCGCACGGTCCCGGCCTTGACCGCATTGGTGCTGCTGGTTGGCGTCGCCCTCGCCGGTTGCACGGCGCCGCAGGCACGACCTGCCCTGCGTCAGTCGACCACACAGAGCGTGCACCCGGTCGCCATAGAGGACGACCTGCCGCTGCAACTGATCGCTGCCGAACTGGGAATGCAGCGCAACGACCTCGCCGAGGCCGCGCGTCGCTATGCGCGCGCGGCGGTGCTGACGACCGATCCGGCGGTGGCTGAGCAGGCGACGCGCCTGGCCATCGCGATCAAGGCCTGGCCGACCGCACGCAGCTCGCTTGCGCGTTGGCAGTCGCTTGCCCCCGATGCACTGGGGATCGTGCAGTCGCGGGCCTGGATCGCGCTTGGCGAGGGCGATGTCGATACCGCCACGGTCGAGCTTGAACGCCTGATTGCAAAAGGGGATCGTCGCGCATGGCGCGCGTTTGCCCAGGTGCTCGTCGGCAGTGCCGACAAGGCGCTTGCCGCGCGCATGCTGGCTCAGGTCGCCACGCCGGAGCGTTTGGGCCAGGGCGAGGCTGACTGGGTGGCAATGAGCCAGCTCGCCTTGCGTCTCGGCGACAAGGACCTGGCCACGCGCCTTGCCGACCAAGCACTGGCACGCTTTCCCAGTGCCGATACCCATGCTTGGAGTGCCCAGCTCGCCATCGATCGCGGTGACCACGATGCGGCGCGCCGTCAGTACGCCGAGGCGCTCAAACGTGATCCTGGCAGCTTGCGTCTGCGCAGTGGCTACGCGGCGCTGCTCGGCGACAGTGGCGACAACGTCGGTGCCGCACGCGTGCTCGCCGCCGGCGAACAGACCGACGGGACATTCGGCGCACGGGCCGCCTATGCCGCACGTGCTGGCGACAAGGCCCTGCTGGCGGCGCTGTATGGCGAGATCGAGAAACACGGCGGCGAACGCTCGCCGAAGCGGCTCATGCTGCTCGGCCAGGTTGCCGAGTTCCTCGAACGCCCGCATGAGGCGATCGGCTGGTATCGGGAAGTTCCCGAAGGCGACGAACGCTGGTTCGCCGCCGGCATGCGCATCGTCGTGCTGAGCGACAAGGCGGGCGACGCGGTCGCTGCACGCCAGCGTCTGGCCGAACTGCGCATGGTGGCCGGCACCGATGTCGAGGATGCGGTTCGCCTGTACCTGCTCGAAGCCGAACTGCTCGATGCGAAGGCGCAGACAGGCGAGGCTGACGCGGTCTACCAGCGCGGGCTGGATCAGTTTCCCGGAGATTCGCGCCTGCTCTATGCGCGCGCGATGCTGGCGATCGAGCGCGATGACCTTGCTGCGGCCGAGCGCGATCTGCGCGCAATCATCGAAGCGGATGCCGACAACGCCGAAGCGCTGAACGCGCTTGGTTACACCCTGGCCGACCGCACCGATCGCCACGCGGAGGCGCTGGACCTGATCCGCCGCGCGCTCGCGCTGAAGCCCGACGAGGCGGCGATCATCGACAGCTACGGCTGGGTGCACTATCGCCTCGGCGACCTCGACGAAGCGACCCGACAGCTGCGCCGCGCCTATACGAAGGTGCCGGATGCCGAGATCGCCGCCCATTTCGGCGAGGTGTTGTGGGTCGGCGGTGAGCGCGACGCGGCACGCCGTGTCTGGGAGGAAGGGCGACGCAAGGATCCGGACAACAAGGTCCTGCTCGAAACGCTGGGCCGCTTCGACCCGTGA
- the hemA gene encoding glutamyl-tRNA reductase — translation MALIALGLNHLSAPVSLRERVAFAPEHTGPALGQLIAQPGVREAAILSTCNRTELYCNVEAGAESSPFEWLHRHRQLAGSNIDEFTYRHHDADAVRHLFRVATGLESMVLGEPQILGQVKDAYTLAREARALDAPLERLFQNTFAVAKRVRSDTRIGASTVSVAFTAVRLAERVFADLAEACVLLIGAGETIELAARHLTEARVRRLIVANRTLDNAQALAARFGGYAIPLSDLERHLAEADIVISSTAAPEPVLTRAMVARAIGARRRRPMFLVDIAVPRDIEASVGTLDDVFLYTIDDLREVIDENLRSRQQAAREAEAMIELSVEHFMEWWRALDLRNPVGGLRREAEASRDDVLARARALLARGRPPEEALEYLAHTLTNKLLHAPSASLRAAALRGDIELLRSAERLFALGGPESAPPASDEPA, via the coding sequence ATGGCCCTGATCGCCCTCGGACTCAACCACCTCTCAGCGCCGGTGTCGCTGCGCGAGCGCGTGGCCTTTGCGCCGGAGCATACCGGCCCAGCCCTCGGCCAGTTGATCGCCCAGCCCGGCGTGCGCGAGGCGGCGATCCTGTCGACCTGCAACCGCACCGAGCTCTACTGCAACGTCGAAGCGGGTGCCGAGTCCTCGCCGTTCGAATGGCTGCACCGCCACCGCCAGCTTGCCGGCTCGAACATCGACGAGTTCACCTACCGCCACCACGACGCCGACGCCGTGCGCCACCTGTTCCGCGTCGCCACCGGGCTCGAATCGATGGTGCTCGGCGAACCGCAGATCCTCGGCCAGGTCAAGGACGCCTACACCCTCGCGCGCGAAGCACGCGCGCTCGACGCACCGCTCGAGCGCCTGTTCCAGAACACCTTCGCCGTGGCCAAGCGCGTGCGCTCGGACACGCGCATCGGCGCCAGCACGGTGTCGGTCGCGTTCACCGCGGTGCGCCTGGCCGAGCGCGTGTTTGCCGACCTCGCCGAGGCCTGCGTGCTGCTGATCGGCGCCGGCGAGACGATCGAGCTGGCCGCGCGCCACTTGACCGAGGCGCGCGTGCGTCGCCTGATTGTCGCCAATCGCACGCTCGACAATGCACAGGCGCTGGCCGCGCGCTTCGGCGGCTACGCGATCCCATTGTCCGATCTCGAACGCCATCTGGCCGAAGCCGATATCGTCATCTCCTCGACCGCCGCGCCGGAACCCGTACTGACTCGTGCCATGGTCGCCCGCGCGATCGGCGCGCGCCGACGCCGGCCGATGTTCCTCGTCGACATCGCCGTCCCGCGCGACATCGAAGCCTCGGTCGGTACTCTCGACGATGTCTTCCTCTACACGATCGACGACCTGCGCGAGGTCATCGACGAGAACCTGCGCTCGCGTCAGCAGGCCGCACGCGAGGCCGAGGCGATGATCGAGCTGTCGGTCGAGCACTTCATGGAGTGGTGGCGCGCGCTCGACCTGCGCAACCCGGTCGGTGGCCTGCGCCGCGAGGCCGAAGCCAGCCGCGACGACGTGCTCGCGCGCGCGCGCGCCCTGCTCGCGCGTGGACGCCCGCCCGAGGAGGCCCTCGAGTACCTCGCCCATACCCTGACCAACAAGCTGCTGCATGCGCCGAGCGCAAGCCTGCGCGCAGCCGCGCTGCGGGGCGACATCGAGCTGCTGCGTTCGGCCGAACGCCTGTTCGCGCTCGGCGGGCCCGAATCGGCACCGCCGGCATCGGACGAGCCCGCGTGA
- the prfA gene encoding peptide chain release factor 1, whose protein sequence is MNPSIRRKLEQLAERHEELERLLSGADVAADAKRLRELSQEHARLAPLTATLAAYDTAVSARAAADSMLDDPEMTEMAAEEIAALDVRLAELDHELNLLLLPSDPRDEANLYLEVRAGTGGDEAALFAGDLLRMYLKYAERRRWQTEILSASEGEHGGYREVVARIEGKGAYSRLKFESGTHRVQRVPATESQGRIHTSAATVAILPELDEIDDIDIRDTDLKIDTFRASGAGGQHVNKTDSAIRITHLPTGLVVECQDERSQHKNRARALSLLKARLIDDQRSRQAAAQAESRRLQVGSGDRSQRIRTYNYPQGRVTDHRVNLTLYRLPEILQGDLDELVDTLTREDQVDQLRLMTEAG, encoded by the coding sequence ATGAACCCCTCGATCCGCCGCAAGCTCGAACAACTCGCCGAACGCCACGAAGAGCTCGAACGCCTGCTCTCAGGCGCCGATGTCGCCGCCGATGCGAAGCGCCTGCGCGAACTCTCGCAGGAGCATGCGCGCCTCGCGCCACTGACCGCGACCCTGGCCGCCTACGACACGGCCGTCAGCGCGCGCGCCGCCGCTGACAGCATGCTGGATGATCCAGAAATGACCGAGATGGCCGCCGAGGAGATCGCCGCGCTCGACGTGCGCCTCGCCGAACTCGACCATGAACTGAACCTGCTGCTCCTGCCGAGCGACCCCCGCGACGAGGCCAACCTGTACCTCGAGGTGCGTGCTGGCACCGGTGGCGACGAGGCCGCGCTGTTCGCCGGCGACCTGCTGCGCATGTACCTCAAATATGCGGAACGCCGCCGCTGGCAGACCGAGATCCTGTCGGCCAGCGAAGGCGAGCACGGCGGCTACAGGGAAGTCGTTGCGCGCATCGAGGGCAAGGGCGCCTACTCGCGGCTCAAGTTCGAATCCGGCACGCACCGCGTGCAGCGCGTGCCGGCCACCGAATCACAGGGTCGCATCCACACTTCGGCGGCGACCGTGGCGATCCTGCCCGAGCTCGACGAGATCGATGACATCGACATTCGCGACACCGACCTCAAGATCGACACCTTCCGCGCATCCGGTGCCGGTGGGCAGCACGTCAACAAGACCGACTCGGCGATCCGCATCACCCACCTGCCGACCGGCCTCGTCGTCGAATGCCAGGACGAACGCTCGCAGCACAAGAACCGTGCACGCGCCTTGTCACTGTTGAAGGCGCGCCTGATCGACGACCAGCGCAGCCGCCAGGCTGCCGCACAGGCCGAGTCGCGACGCCTGCAGGTCGGCTCGGGCGACCGCAGCCAGCGCATCCGCACCTACAACTACCCGCAGGGCCGGGTCACCGACCACCGCGTCAACCTGACCCTGTACCGCCTGCCCGAGATCCTCCAGGGCGACCTCGACGAACTCGTCGACACGCTCACGCGCGAAGACCAGGTCGACCAGTTGCGGTTGATGACGGAGGCGGGCTGA
- a CDS encoding pitrilysin family protein gives MKTPILSLVAALSLAFATGATAAEPFVPKGMPKFGADRPLPIPEIAQKTLANGLAVWVLPRRGGNPKVDLVLAVRGGKAADPLARPAMSDLLADLLVEGTSNRDSVRIAEDLQALGATLTASAGNEGISLRAAGIASGAESLALLLADVARHANFPAAEIELAKSNAMQALKAAEAEASYQADNAFDEVVYGDHPYARTRPTEASIGSTDRAALVTAHAARFRPDRALLVIAGPITGERGFALAEKAFGDWKVKGKAIADVPKPEPTRLAQRVFVERAGSVQSAVRIGRPGFAAGNADEIPATIANAVLGGDFSSRLSRVLREEKGYTYGAYSAFSTYRLGGAFAASADVRNEVTGDAVGEFRKQMQMLVDTPVAAEELNRAKRSVAGNYLFRNQLQGAVAASLANGWLLGRPPEYLGEYVGRTNQVTAAQVQAIATKYFDPKQLSIVVVGDQAVVAQLTPYGKFVTKSK, from the coding sequence ATGAAAACCCCGATCCTTTCCCTCGTTGCGGCATTGTCCCTGGCCTTTGCCACTGGCGCGACCGCCGCCGAACCGTTCGTTCCGAAGGGCATGCCCAAGTTCGGTGCCGACAGGCCGCTGCCGATCCCCGAAATCGCGCAGAAAACGCTGGCCAACGGGCTTGCCGTGTGGGTGCTGCCACGCCGCGGCGGCAATCCGAAGGTCGACCTCGTGCTCGCCGTGCGCGGCGGCAAGGCGGCTGATCCGCTCGCGCGACCGGCGATGTCCGATCTGCTCGCCGACCTGCTGGTCGAGGGCACGTCCAATCGCGATTCGGTGCGCATCGCCGAGGACTTGCAGGCACTCGGTGCCACGCTCACCGCCAGTGCCGGCAACGAAGGCATCAGCCTGCGCGCAGCCGGCATCGCCTCGGGGGCCGAGTCGCTGGCCCTGCTGTTGGCCGATGTCGCGCGCCACGCCAACTTCCCCGCCGCCGAGATCGAGCTGGCCAAGAGCAACGCGATGCAGGCACTCAAGGCCGCCGAGGCCGAGGCCAGCTACCAGGCCGACAATGCCTTCGACGAGGTCGTCTATGGTGATCATCCGTATGCACGCACTCGGCCGACCGAGGCTTCGATCGGCAGCACCGATCGCGCTGCCCTGGTCACCGCACACGCCGCACGCTTCCGCCCTGATCGCGCCCTGCTGGTGATTGCAGGCCCGATCACCGGCGAACGCGGCTTCGCGCTTGCCGAGAAGGCCTTCGGCGACTGGAAGGTCAAGGGCAAGGCGATCGCCGACGTGCCGAAACCCGAGCCCACGCGGCTCGCACAGCGTGTGTTCGTCGAGCGTGCCGGCAGCGTGCAGTCCGCCGTACGCATCGGTCGCCCCGGCTTTGCCGCCGGCAATGCCGACGAGATCCCGGCGACGATCGCCAATGCCGTGCTCGGCGGCGATTTCTCGAGCCGCCTGTCGAGGGTGCTGCGCGAGGAGAAGGGCTACACCTACGGCGCTTACAGCGCATTCTCGACGTACCGGCTCGGCGGGGCGTTCGCGGCCTCGGCCGACGTGCGCAACGAGGTCACTGGCGACGCCGTCGGCGAGTTCCGCAAGCAGATGCAGATGCTCGTCGACACGCCGGTCGCTGCGGAGGAGCTCAACCGCGCGAAACGCTCCGTGGCGGGCAATTACCTGTTTCGCAACCAGTTGCAGGGTGCGGTCGCCGCCTCACTGGCGAACGGCTGGCTGCTTGGCCGCCCGCCCGAGTACCTCGGCGAATATGTCGGCCGCACCAATCAGGTCACGGCTGCGCAAGTCCAGGCGATCGCAACGAAATATTTCGACCCGAAGCAGCTCAGCATCGTCGTCGTCGGCGACCAGGCCGTAGTCGCGCAGCTCACGCCGTACGGCAAGTTCGTGACCAAATCGAAATAG
- a CDS encoding pitrilysin family protein, with translation MFKRACAWVLVAALPLSACAAADRWQLPVAVKTLDNGLTVVVSEDHSSPTVGVSVVYHVGMRLEPKGRTGFAHLFEHLMFQGTPEAPKGVFDRVISSGGGFNNGSTRGDYTNYIETAPVSALEPILWLEADRMKTLDFSAENLKNQQDVVKEEIRVNVQNRPYGLFFWDGLNAIAFSKWENSHDGYGSFTDLENAKLEDVRAFHRDFYGPNNAVIAIAGDVEAEAVFALVEKYFGGIAKRPVPPRADVDEPLNAQEKRERQTDALAQVPAFAAGWKMPARGSADHAPMAVLAQLLVGDTASRLYQGLVKGREQLLNVEGGLNWPLGDAWDYDGPTLFVLFGLYKPNASMDAILSAIDEEVARVAGNGIDAAGLSRVKTRMIADYYNGLDAFISRADALAKAQVLWGDANAVNRVPGWIDAVTTDDVKRVAAKYLVAANRVAIDRVPVAAATATDPQ, from the coding sequence ATGTTCAAGCGTGCGTGTGCCTGGGTGCTGGTCGCGGCCCTTCCGCTGTCGGCTTGCGCCGCCGCCGACCGCTGGCAGTTGCCTGTCGCGGTCAAGACCCTCGACAACGGCCTGACCGTGGTTGTCAGTGAAGACCACAGCTCGCCGACCGTCGGCGTCAGCGTCGTCTACCACGTCGGCATGCGTCTCGAACCCAAGGGACGCACCGGTTTCGCCCATCTGTTCGAGCACCTGATGTTCCAGGGAACGCCGGAAGCGCCGAAGGGCGTGTTCGACCGCGTCATCAGCAGCGGAGGCGGCTTCAACAATGGCTCGACGCGTGGCGACTACACGAACTACATCGAGACCGCGCCCGTATCGGCGCTCGAACCGATCCTCTGGCTCGAGGCCGACCGCATGAAGACGCTGGACTTCTCCGCGGAGAACCTCAAGAACCAGCAGGACGTGGTCAAGGAAGAGATCCGCGTCAACGTGCAGAACCGCCCGTACGGCCTGTTCTTCTGGGACGGTCTCAACGCCATCGCGTTCTCGAAGTGGGAGAACAGCCACGACGGTTACGGCAGTTTCACCGACCTCGAGAACGCGAAGCTGGAGGACGTGCGCGCCTTCCACCGCGATTTCTACGGCCCGAACAATGCAGTCATCGCGATCGCCGGCGATGTCGAGGCCGAAGCGGTGTTCGCCCTGGTCGAGAAATACTTCGGCGGCATCGCGAAACGGCCGGTGCCGCCGCGCGCTGACGTCGACGAGCCGCTCAATGCGCAGGAGAAGCGCGAGCGGCAGACTGATGCGCTGGCGCAGGTGCCGGCCTTCGCGGCCGGCTGGAAGATGCCGGCGCGCGGCAGTGCCGACCACGCGCCGATGGCGGTGCTCGCCCAGTTGTTGGTCGGCGACACCGCGTCGCGTCTGTACCAGGGTTTGGTCAAGGGGCGCGAGCAGTTGCTCAATGTCGAGGGTGGCCTCAACTGGCCGCTAGGCGACGCCTGGGACTATGACGGTCCGACGCTGTTCGTGCTGTTCGGCCTGTACAAGCCGAATGCCTCCATGGATGCGATCCTGTCCGCCATCGACGAGGAGGTCGCACGCGTGGCCGGCAACGGCATCGATGCGGCCGGCCTGTCCCGCGTGAAAACCCGGATGATCGCCGATTACTACAACGGCCTCGACGCGTTCATCTCGCGCGCCGACGCGCTGGCCAAGGCGCAGGTGCTGTGGGGTGATGCGAATGCCGTCAACCGCGTACCCGGCTGGATCGATGCGGTTACGACCGACGATGTGAAGCGCGTCGCCGCAAAGTACCTGGTCGCTGCCAACCGTGTCGCCATCGACCGCGTGCCGGTCGCCGCCGCGACCGCCACGGACCCGCAATGA
- a CDS encoding tetratricopeptide repeat protein, whose amino-acid sequence MHATLSAIADLIEQGRLDDAIAKVLEARARFPREAGILRLHGIALLQLGRTREAIAAFEDARSIAPRSVEVLCNLGSALLADDDAQSALAALEAARALAPAHPAVLNGLGNAHSALGDAVAAREAYAAATRAAPGHAGAWINLAAAELALGRTAECERLARSVLAQMAHPQVELLLGQALLAQKRHDEAAAAFARGAALAPGDARFAYQLGLVAEDRKRLADASAAFQRALALDPGMTAALAQLTFIERQRIAWDGLDALSTRLRAAVAADAPGITPFGFLAEPADASEQLRCARTFARSFVRAPGFAHARRPADAALRVGFVSNGFGNHPTGLLTVALFEALRTQPLDVHLFATAAPDGKAVEQRLRAAAHWHEIHDLAPRAMAERLHASGVEILVDLRVWGGGNVSEAFAVRPAPIQVNWLAYPGTSGAPWLDYVVADRIVLPESMRAAFSEQVAWLPRCFQPSDPTRTVGDPPPREACGLPAQGVVYVCFNNSYKLNPRSMARMFTVLRDVPDSVLWLLAGPAGTDVALRDHARAQGLDPARLVFMPKLAHDEYLQRYRHADLFLDCNPYNAHTTASDALWAGCPVLTVPGDTFAGRVAASLNHHLGLAELNVVDDEAFVATAVRLGLDADARANLRTRLADARMTSGLFDMQAFAADFTAVLAAMAARHRAGLAPVAIDAAESAR is encoded by the coding sequence TTGCACGCCACGCTGTCCGCCATCGCCGACCTGATCGAGCAGGGCCGCCTCGACGACGCCATTGCGAAGGTGCTGGAGGCGCGCGCGCGCTTTCCACGCGAGGCGGGAATCCTGCGCCTGCACGGCATCGCCCTGCTCCAGCTCGGCCGCACGCGCGAGGCGATCGCTGCCTTCGAGGATGCACGCAGCATCGCGCCACGCTCGGTGGAAGTGCTGTGCAACCTCGGCAGCGCGCTGCTCGCCGATGACGATGCGCAGTCTGCGCTGGCCGCACTCGAAGCGGCGCGTGCGCTCGCGCCTGCGCATCCTGCCGTGCTCAACGGTCTCGGCAATGCACATTCCGCCCTCGGCGACGCGGTGGCCGCGCGCGAGGCTTACGCGGCGGCAACACGCGCCGCGCCTGGACATGCCGGTGCATGGATCAATCTTGCCGCGGCGGAGCTCGCGCTCGGGCGCACGGCCGAATGCGAGCGTCTCGCACGCTCCGTACTCGCGCAGATGGCACATCCGCAAGTGGAATTGCTGCTCGGCCAGGCCCTGCTCGCGCAGAAGCGTCACGACGAAGCGGCCGCGGCCTTCGCGCGCGGCGCGGCGCTCGCGCCAGGCGACGCGCGCTTTGCCTACCAACTCGGTCTCGTTGCCGAGGATCGCAAGCGCCTCGCCGATGCTTCCGCTGCCTTCCAACGCGCACTCGCGCTCGATCCGGGCATGACCGCCGCGCTGGCCCAGCTCACCTTCATCGAACGCCAGCGCATCGCCTGGGATGGTCTCGATGCGCTGTCCACCCGCCTCCGCGCCGCGGTTGCCGCCGATGCACCGGGAATCACTCCATTCGGCTTCCTCGCCGAACCGGCCGATGCCAGCGAACAACTACGTTGCGCGCGCACATTCGCGCGCAGCTTCGTGCGAGCGCCCGGGTTCGCGCATGCACGCCGCCCGGCCGACGCCGCGCTGCGTGTCGGTTTCGTCTCCAATGGCTTCGGCAACCACCCGACCGGCCTGCTCACCGTCGCCCTGTTCGAGGCGCTGCGCACGCAGCCGCTCGACGTGCATCTGTTCGCCACCGCAGCGCCTGACGGCAAGGCCGTCGAACAGCGCCTGCGCGCCGCCGCGCATTGGCACGAGATCCATGATCTGGCGCCGCGTGCGATGGCCGAACGCCTGCACGCGAGCGGCGTCGAAATCCTCGTCGACCTGCGCGTCTGGGGCGGTGGCAATGTCAGCGAAGCCTTCGCAGTGCGCCCCGCACCGATCCAGGTCAACTGGCTCGCCTACCCCGGCACGTCTGGCGCACCATGGCTCGACTACGTGGTCGCCGACCGCATCGTGCTGCCGGAATCGATGCGTGCCGCGTTCTCCGAACAGGTGGCCTGGCTGCCGCGCTGCTTCCAGCCATCCGACCCGACCCGCACCGTCGGCGATCCGCCGCCGCGTGAAGCCTGCGGCCTGCCGGCACAGGGCGTTGTCTATGTCTGCTTCAACAACAGCTACAAGCTCAACCCGCGCAGCATGGCACGCATGTTCACCGTGCTGCGCGACGTGCCCGATTCGGTGCTGTGGCTGCTGGCCGGCCCTGCGGGCACCGACGTGGCGTTGCGCGACCACGCCCGTGCGCAAGGCCTCGATCCGGCACGCCTCGTGTTCATGCCGAAACTCGCCCATGACGAGTACCTCCAGCGCTATCGCCACGCCGACCTGTTCCTTGACTGCAACCCGTACAACGCGCACACGACCGCTTCGGATGCGCTTTGGGCGGGCTGCCCGGTGCTGACCGTACCGGGCGACACCTTTGCCGGGCGCGTCGCCGCCAGCCTCAACCATCACCTCGGCCTCGCCGAACTCAACGTCGTCGATGACGAAGCCTTCGTCGCCACCGCGGTCCGGCTCGGCCTCGATGCCGATGCGCGCGCGAACCTGCGCACACGCCTTGCCGATGCGCGCATGACGAGCGGCCTGTTCGACATGCAAGCCTTTGCCGCCGACTTCACCGCCGTGTTGGCGGCGATGGCCGCCCGCCACCGCGCCGGCCTTGCCCCGGTCGCCATCGACGCAGCCGAATCCGCGCGCTAG
- a CDS encoding sigma-54 dependent transcriptional regulator, with amino-acid sequence MSKQYALVIDDERDIRELLTLTLGRMGLIVETAATVTEAKTRLGEQRYALCFTDMRLPDGTGHDVIEHIAANYAETPVAMITAYGNVDAAVIALKAGAFDFVSKPVDINVLRRLVQTALKLSEEKRSSTDASQSRLIGDSTAMNELRATIAKVARSQAPVYIAGESGVGKELVARLIHELGPRAAAPFVPVNCGAIPSELMESEFFGHKKGSFTGAHADKEGLFQAAHGGTLFLDEVAELPVHMQVKLLRVIQEKAVRPIGARAEVPVDVRILSATHKNLAKLVDLGAFRQDLFYRINVIELRVPPLRERRDDIPKLAGRVLERLGRDSGTTPARLTPDALKSLLDYDFPGNVRELENVLERAVALCENGTISAEDLRLVARAPAMTSENAERWANTSSLQAQAAPPPPPAAPGATEPPARVLPDSAYGGDLAATVAETERAVIMKALEATRWNRTAAARQLGLTLRQLRYRLEKLGIE; translated from the coding sequence ATGAGCAAGCAATACGCACTGGTCATCGACGACGAGCGGGATATCCGCGAATTGCTGACCCTGACGCTCGGTCGCATGGGCCTGATCGTCGAAACCGCCGCTACCGTCACCGAAGCCAAGACCCGCCTCGGCGAACAACGCTACGCGCTGTGCTTCACCGACATGCGCCTGCCCGACGGTACCGGCCACGACGTCATCGAGCACATCGCTGCCAACTATGCGGAAACGCCGGTGGCGATGATCACCGCCTACGGCAACGTCGATGCCGCCGTCATCGCACTCAAGGCCGGCGCCTTCGACTTCGTCTCCAAGCCCGTCGACATCAACGTATTGCGTCGCCTCGTGCAGACAGCATTGAAGCTGTCCGAGGAGAAGCGCTCGAGCACGGACGCCAGCCAGTCGCGCCTGATCGGCGATTCGACGGCCATGAACGAACTGCGCGCGACGATCGCCAAGGTCGCGCGCAGCCAGGCACCGGTGTACATCGCCGGCGAATCGGGCGTCGGCAAGGAGCTGGTCGCCCGCCTGATCCATGAACTCGGCCCGCGCGCGGCCGCGCCGTTCGTGCCCGTCAACTGTGGCGCGATCCCTTCGGAGTTGATGGAGAGCGAATTCTTCGGGCACAAGAAAGGCAGTTTCACCGGCGCGCACGCCGACAAGGAAGGCCTGTTCCAGGCTGCACACGGTGGCACCCTTTTCCTCGACGAGGTTGCCGAGCTGCCTGTGCACATGCAGGTCAAGCTGCTGCGCGTGATACAGGAAAAGGCTGTGCGCCCGATCGGCGCGCGCGCGGAAGTACCGGTCGATGTGCGCATCCTCTCGGCCACGCACAAGAATCTCGCCAAGCTGGTCGACCTCGGCGCGTTCCGCCAGGACCTTTTCTACCGCATCAACGTCATCGAACTGCGTGTACCACCGCTGCGCGAGCGCCGCGACGACATCCCCAAACTTGCCGGCCGCGTGCTCGAACGGCTCGGTCGCGACAGCGGCACCACGCCGGCACGACTGACTCCCGATGCACTGAAGTCACTGCTCGACTACGATTTTCCCGGCAACGTGCGCGAACTCGAGAACGTGCTCGAACGCGCCGTGGCCTTGTGCGAGAACGGCACGATCAGCGCCGAAGATCTGCGCCTGGTCGCACGTGCGCCAGCAATGACCAGCGAGAACGCCGAACGCTGGGCCAACACCAGCAGCCTGCAGGCGCAGGCTGCACCGCCACCGCCGCCCGCAGCGCCGGGCGCGACAGAACCGCCGGCACGCGTCCTGCCCGATTCCGCCTACGGCGGCGATCTCGCCGCGACTGTCGCCGAGACCGAGCGTGCGGTCATCATGAAAGCCCTCGAAGCGACGCGCTGGAACCGCACCGCCGCCGCCCGCCAGCTCGGCCTGACCCTGCGCCAGTTGCGCTACCGGCTGGAAAAGCTCGGCATAGAGTAG